Proteins found in one Triticum aestivum cultivar Chinese Spring chromosome 4D, IWGSC CS RefSeq v2.1, whole genome shotgun sequence genomic segment:
- the LOC123099628 gene encoding early nodulin-20-like has protein sequence MTTRTQPPLPTRPAQAHRRQRAASHSSSSSSSSSFSTASSTASSPSPSPRTTSIPFSWEHHPGIPKSHSFLRGAADPAASPSAPLPLPPPIRAPPSRRRANRSAPGAPGAAAADPFAAALAECTRERTNAIDIDALFPPKPASAVRAGPRRWSIATGGVVGLLDLYGCKNAMGVAEGAFVVRRPVVAVGRAGQGRAGRPGKR, from the coding sequence ATGACGACCCGGACGCAACCACCACTGCCGACGCGGCCGGCTCAGGCTCACCGGCGCCAACGCGCGGCCTCCCActcgtcctcgtcgtcctcgtcgtcgtctttctccacggcctcctccaccgcctcctcgccgtcgccttccccgCGCACCACCTCCATCCCCTTCTCCTGGGAGCACCACCCGGGCATCCCCAAGAGCCACTCCTTCCTCCGCGGCGCCGCGGACCCTGCTGCCTCCCCGTCCGCGCCGCTCCCGCTCCCGCCGCCGATCCGTGCGCCGCCCTCCCGACGCCGCGCCAACCGATCGGCGCCGGGCGctcccggcgccgccgccgccgaccccttcGCCGCCGCGCTGGCAGAGTGCACCAGGGAGCGCACCAACGCCATCGACATCGACGCGCTGTTTCCTCCTAAGCCGGCGTCGGCCGTCCGCGCCGGGCCGCGGCGGTGGTCCATCGCCACTGGCGGGGTGGTAGGATTACTGGACCTGTACGGCTGCAAGAACGCCATGGGCGTCGCCGAGGGCGCCTTCGTCGTACGCCGGCCGGTGGTGGCCGTCGGGCGGGCGGGCCAGGGCCGTGCTGGCCGGCCCGGCAAGAGATAA